TCCGGTCAGCCGCGCCGCAAGGAGCGCCGACCAGGCGGGCGCCCTTGAGCGGGCGTGCAGGATATCGACCTTTTCCCGACGGACGATGCCGGCGAGGCGAAAGGCGTTGACGAGCATCAGGGCCGGGTTCTTGGTGGCGGCGGGAAAGGTGATGTGTTCCGCGCCGGCCGCCTCCAGCTCCGGCACCAGCCGGCCGCCGGCACTGACGACGATCGCGCGCCAGCCCTGCCGCACCAGTTCCGCTGCGACGTCGACGGCCGTGCGCTCGGCGCCGCCGGTCTCCAGCTCCGGCACGATCTGCAGCACCGTGCGGTGCGCTTTCCTTTCGCGGCTTTCCATGACAGGTTCCGGTCAATCCCGATCCGATCTTCGGAGGCTTAGAATGGACGACGCCAAACCGCAAATGCTTACCGTTGGAACAGGCGATGCCGCCCGCGAGATCGCGGTGATCGATACGCCCGGTGAGGGGCCCGGCGTCCTCTGGCTCGGCGGGTTCCGCTCCGACATGGCCGGCTCCAAGGCGCTCGCCCTCGACGACTGGTCGCGGGAAAAGGGCCGCGCCGTCACCCGTTTCGACTATTCCGGCCACGGCGTCTCCGGCGGCGACTTCGACGACGGCACGATCTCGCGCTGGCTGGAAGAGGCAAAGGCCGTCTTCGATGCCTGCTGCAAGCGGCCGACCGTGCTCGTCGGCTCGTCCATGGGCGGCTGGATCGCGCTCCTCCTCAACCGGCTCTTACGGATGGCCGGCGAGGGCGACAAGGTCGCCGGCCTCGTCCTCATCGCGCCGGCGGTCGACTTCACCGAGGAGCTGATGTGGAAGACGCTTTCCAAGGAGGCCCAGCAGCAACTCGTCGAGAAGGGATTCCACCTGGAGCCCTCGGACTATTCGGAAGAGCCCTACCGGTTCAACAAGGTGCTGATCGACGACGGCCGCAACCATCTCCTCCTCGGCGGCACCATCGAGACCGGCTGCCCGGTGCATATCCTGCAAGGGGTGGAAGACACCTCCGTGCCCTGGAACCATGCCGTGGAGCTGATGGCGCGGCTCGCCGAGGACGACGTCGTGCTGACGCTGATCAAGGACGGCGACCACCGCCTGTCGCGTGACGAGGATATCGCGCGGCTGATCGCGGCGGTCTCGGAGATCGCCTGAGGGGCCCCTTACCTCTTTTTGAGGTCAGCGCAATCCGGTGAGGTTGGAGACCAGCGCCGCCTCGGCCCTTCGCACCTTTTCGGCGAATTTGTGCGCCTTGTCCTCGTCGGCGCCGACATGCAGCCTTGCGGCGTCCGTGTAGTGCTGGGTGGTTTCGGAAACCGCGTCGATCATCGCCTGTTCGACGATGCGCGAGACGGCGGCGCGCTGCTCCTCGCTGAGCGGGGTGGACACCGCCTTCTCGATCCGCGCAACGGCGTCGTCGGCCAGCTTCTTCAACGGCATGTGGTTCCTTCCCCTGTTTTCTCGTTGATATCCCGCCGCGGCAGTCTAGAGCGCTTTCGGGAAAAGGTGACAGACTTTTTGGACAAGACGTCGCGACGCAACGGCGGGCCGAAGCATGCCGGGCGCTTGCGGTGAACCGTCCCCTCTCTCCTTCGGTGCGCCGGCCGGAAGACGAAAAGGCCGTCCGGTCCCCGCGGGGACCGGACGGCCGCGACGTCTCCCTGCATGAGGTTCCGCCCTTGTCGATCTAGGCGGTTTCCTCCGTGCCGATGAGGCTTTCCATCAGTTCGGAAAGCAGGTCCTCTTCCGTCGCCTCGCTGCTGGCTTCGTTACCGGAAGACAGCAGATCGGTTATCGAACCGGACGAGGACTCTTCCTGCACCGACAGCAGGCTGGAGAACGTTTCGGACGAGAACTCGCCCGGGGGAGGTCCAG
This DNA window, taken from Rhodobium gokarnense, encodes the following:
- a CDS encoding alpha/beta hydrolase, which encodes MDDAKPQMLTVGTGDAAREIAVIDTPGEGPGVLWLGGFRSDMAGSKALALDDWSREKGRAVTRFDYSGHGVSGGDFDDGTISRWLEEAKAVFDACCKRPTVLVGSSMGGWIALLLNRLLRMAGEGDKVAGLVLIAPAVDFTEELMWKTLSKEAQQQLVEKGFHLEPSDYSEEPYRFNKVLIDDGRNHLLLGGTIETGCPVHILQGVEDTSVPWNHAVELMARLAEDDVVLTLIKDGDHRLSRDEDIARLIAAVSEIA